The Primulina huaijiensis isolate GDHJ02 chromosome 6, ASM1229523v2, whole genome shotgun sequence genomic sequence tttatttaattggtgaatatgatgacatgttgtGAAGaatgggagttggttgtgactaacatgatgacacgatgacatgatGACACGATAGGTTGGGGCACAGTGGACGGTTAATGCTGTCGTTGATGCCTCCGCCGCCGGGTACCTCGGTCACGACatgataatacgaaagtcacagctgacaaacggaattcaaattaagaaaatgaacacgtatatgttgatacgatgatacaagctatgattattatcatgttttaaCAGGTCACGATTATTCATATGATTCTACTGCAGACATGTAATGTATGTTGATTAagatatttttcattgttgcttgttacgtatatatatttgttatcacggtacaggtgtgttgagactttaggctcactaggcatgtgtgatgcaggtgatcaaGATTTTGAGGGGGCTGGAGGTGCTAAAATCTGAGCCGGCAAACCTGGTAGGTGatacgacccgaggacctcatgattttCCGTaggtttacgattttatgttatTGAGAGGATTTGagtatttttatgttgttttattttactgattgatgttgggatttttactcgtttttaCTCCGCTATATTTTTATTGGCAAttacttatgattatttttaaatggcaCTTTCTTTAATAGAGATGCtgcaatttatttaaatgatttaattcaaaatgtgagctttacgaaaaaaatatatatatttccgtACTTTGAAAACGGTAGACGctatagttggtatcagagcaatggtcctgtatagggttgtgccgcCGCCAGCTTCTGCAGTTCAGTCTTcaaacctcaagtctgtaagcttttatgttttaaatgtttaaaattatttactgTTATTACCTTCATGCTTTCATGATTTACGCTTTATGATGATCTAATGTACTTGTTTAACTGTTTTCGTGATTTAaggtttattattttaaaaaaatagattaattgcatgatgggttacATTTATATTTGGACTGTATTTagatatgcctcccagacgtgctCCAGGTACAGACAGGAATGATGACATCCATGAGGGTGGCAGGGGCccttcaccaccaccaccaccaggagaCCCAAGTACCTGAGTACCGGAGGGGATAGCTAGATTGATGGAGCAGGCCCAGCAGGCGCCCCCGACCACAGACTGATATCTATGAACAATTTAGATGGCTCGGCCCGAAGGAGATCGGGGGTACCACTGACCTTTTCTTGGCCGAGGGATGGGTTAGATTGCTGGAGCTGCACTTTGACTACTTACATATGGGAGATGGAGACCGGGTCAGGTGCGCTGTTTATATGCTGAGGGATGATGCGTCCCTATGGTGTGAGGGAGCCGCCCATGCAGTCAACTTGGCTACTCTGACTTGGGACAGGTTCAAGGAGATGTTTTATGGCAAGTTCTTTCCAGCTGATGTCAGGAGCCGCCTGAcgagagagtttatgagtcttCGCCAGGGGGACTCGTCTGTGGCGGAGTTTATCCACAAGTTTGATCGGGGTTGCCATTTCGTGCCTCTTATTACCAGGGATGCCAGGCAGAAGCTGCGACACTTTATGGATGGACTAAGACCTACCAATCGCCGGGATGTGATGTTGATGAGGCCGGCGGGCTATGATGAGGCCACTTCCTGTGCCTTCCAAGAGGAGTAGGCGCTCCGAGACATCGAGTTTGAGATGCAGCGGAAGAGGCACCAGACTCAGCCCAGTTCTCAGCCGCAGAAGAAGCAGTATACGGGGCCACCAAGATAGcaggggcagcagaagccccagGGACAACATATGGGGCCAGGACAGCAGCGGCCACCTCAGGCACCAGGGGCTCCTAGGCAGGAGGGAGGTATTAGAGTAGGTgctcgtcgagccaagtgttggcctagtgttcacaatgaaactctatgtataaacaatctttattttaattatatttgcaatcattgttttggcacatctttatctgtatacacatgctagttgcatagataaagtctttgaatatacaaatagtagaaataatatgagatgctcatatgatgagtatcatgaaactcatatttggaatactgtatattctaaacagttcttagtcgattcagttCGAGTTGGA encodes the following:
- the LOC140979064 gene encoding uncharacterized protein; the protein is MGDGDRVRCAVYMLRDDASLWCEGAAHAVNLATLTWDRFKEMFYGKFFPADVRSRLTREFMSLRQGDSSVAEFIHKFDRGCHFVPLITRDARQKLRHFMDGLRPTNRRDVMLMRPAGYDEATSCAFQEE